A part of Brassica rapa cultivar Chiifu-401-42 chromosome A05, CAAS_Brap_v3.01, whole genome shotgun sequence genomic DNA contains:
- the LOC103866902 gene encoding cytochrome P450 704C1 codes for METLASIAIVAVTTIFIVLSFTIYLTLKIFAGKSINNKEYAPVHATIFDLFFHRDDLYDYETEIARNKPTFRFLGLGKSEILTADPRNVEHVLKTRFDNYTKGQNNRENLGDLLGHGIFAVDGEKWKQQRKLASFEFSARVLRDFSCSVFRTNAVKVVGFVSEFGLSQKSFDAQDMLMRCTLDSIFKVGFGVELKCLDGFSKEGEEFMEAFDEGNDATSLRFIDPLWKMKWFLNIGSQARLKKSIATIDKFVYRLITTKREELANEQNTGVREDILSRFLVESEKDPEKMNDKYLRDIILSFMIAGKDTTAASLSWFLYMLCKNPLVQEKIVQEIRDVTSSHERTTDVNGFVESIDEEALDQMQYLHAALSETLRLYPAVPVDTRCAENDDVLPDGHRVKRGDNVYYISYAMGRMSYIWGQDAEEFKPERWLKDGVFQPESPFKFISFHAGPRICLGKDFAYRQMKIVSMALLHFFRFKMADEKSNVSYKRMLTLHIEGGLHLHAIPRTPT; via the exons atggagaCTTTGGCAAGCATAGCTATAGTAGCAGTAACAACAATCTTCATCGTTCTATCTTTCACAATCTACCTAACACTCAAAATCTTCGCCGGAAAATCCATAAACAACAAGGAGTATGCTCCAGTACACGCCACGATCTTCGACCTCTTCTTCCACCGCGACGACTTATACGACTACGAGACGGAGATCGCGAGAAATAAGCCCACTTTTAGGTTCTTGGGACTAGGGAAGAGCGAGATACTAACCGCTGATCCTCGCAACGTGGAGCATGTGCTCAAGACGAGGTTTGATAACTACACCAAAGGACAGAACAACCGCGAGAATCTTGGTGATCTTCTGGGACACGGTATCTTCGCTGTTGATGGAGAGAAGTGGAAGCAGCAGAGGAAGCTCGCTAGCTTTGAGTTCTCCGCTAGAGTTTTGAGAGACTTTAGCTGCTCTGTTTTTAGGACGAATGCTGTTAAGGTTGTTGGTTTTGTCTCTGAGTTTGGTCTCTCTCAAAAGTCTTTTGATGCTCAG GATATGTTGATGAGATGTACACTGGACTCAATCTTCAAAGTGGGGTTTGGTGTGGAGTTGAAGTGTTTGGATGGGTTTAGCAAAGAAGGAGAAGAGTTCATGGAGGCTTTTGATGAAGGTAACGATGCAACTAGTTTAAGATTCATTGATCCGCTTTGGAAGATGAAATGGTTTCTCAACATTGGATCACAAGCTAGACTCAAGAAGAGCATTGCTACTATAGATAAGTTTGTTTATAGACTCATTACCACTAAGAGGGAAGAGCTTGCCAATGAACAAAACACT GGTGTTAGAGAGGACATATTATCAAGGTTTCTAGTGGAGAGTGAGAAAGATCCGGAGAAGATGAATGATAAGTACCTGAGGGATATAATCTTGAGCTTTATGATTGCTGGGAAGGACACAACCGCTGCGTCTCTCTCTTGGTTCTTGTACATGCTCTGCAAGAACCCACTTGTTCAGGAGAAAATCGTACAAGAGATTAGAGACGTGACATCAAGTCATGAGAGAACAACCGATGTGAATGGTTTCGTTGAAAGTATAGATGAAGAGGCTCTTGATCAGATGCAGTATCTCCATGCAGCCTTGTCTGAGACCTTGAGGCTTTACCCTGCTGTCCCTGTG GACACGAGGTGTGCAGAGAATGATGATGTACTTCCAGATGGACATAGAGTGAAGAGAGGGGATAATGTTTACTACATATCCTATGCAATGGGAAGGATGAGTTATATTTGGGGCCAAGATGCTGAGGAGTTCAAACCAGAGAGATGGCTTAAGGATGGCGTGTTTCAGCCAGAGTCACCATTCAAATTCATAAGCTTTCAT GCTGGTCCAAGGATCTGTCTAGGCAAGGATTTTGCATACAGGCAAATGAAGATAGTATCAATGGCGCTTCTTCACTTCTTTCGCTTCAAAATGGCTGATGAGAAGAGCAACGTGAGTTACAAGAGGATGCTTACGCTTCATATAGAAGGAGGACTCCATCTCCATGCAATCCCAAGGACACCTACTTGA